In Aegilops tauschii subsp. strangulata cultivar AL8/78 chromosome 3, Aet v6.0, whole genome shotgun sequence, one genomic interval encodes:
- the LOC109733496 gene encoding uncharacterized protein produces the protein MRGAAAAPIFFLSSGRRPRLGASPSYSRAVQQRPEGEFKAQWWFQHTTQGDAAVLPCLISPAADARPTLPWRLRPRRTLLVPGCISPWFIYTLLSLGIIMCLLTCSGHIAAETANNPCLSCHVIFVFLLVMLEAAIGADVFLNSYWEEDKSHQT, from the exons ATGAGGGGAGCAGCGGCCGCACCCATCTTCTTCCTGAGCAGCGGCCGACGGCCTCGGCTTGGAGCTTCGCCCTCTTATTCGCGCGCGGTGCAGCAGCGACCTGAGGGCGAGTTCAAGGCACAGTGGTGGTTCCAGCACACGACGCAGGGGGATGCGGCGGTGCTTCCTTGCCTCATCAGTCCGGCGGCAGATGCACGCCCGACATTGCCATGGAGGCTCCGACCCCGACGCACCCTCCTGGTTCCTGGTTGCATCTCCCCCTG GTTTATCTACACTCTTCTCAGCCTGGGAATCATCATGTGCTTGCTGACCTGCTCGGGCCACATCGCCGCTGAAACTGCAAACAACCCCTGCCTGTCTTGT CACGTGATCTTTGTATTCTTGCTTGTGATGCTGGAAGCTGCAATCGGCGCCGATGTATTTCTTAATAGCTACTGGGAGGAG GACAAATCCCACCAGACTTAG
- the LOC109733469 gene encoding glucan endo-1,3-beta-glucosidase GII-like, with the protein MARQNAASALAAALVLGVFAPILTEVQSIGVCNGMLGDNLPSPADVVQFYQSEGIGAMRIYAPDPETLRALDGTGIDLIMDVGNGDLLALASDPAAAAGWVRDNVLAYPGVRVKYVAAGNEVDGDDTRNILPAMKNLNDALAAAGRGDVKVSTAVKMSVLASSSPPSDGAFKDAYMTDVAQLLKATGAPLLANVYPYFAIKGDPNIDLSYALFQQSTTTVSDNGLTYINLFDAMVDAVYTAMEKVGAAGVPIVVSESGWPSAGGVEASVENAQTYNQNLINHVGNGTPKRPGPLEMYIFAMFNENQKDGDETEKNFGLFNGPDKSPVYPLSFNN; encoded by the exons ATGGCACGGCAAAATGCTGCCTCGGCGCTCGCCGCGGCGTTGGTCCTCGGAGTCTTCGCACCCATCCTTACCG AGGTGCAATCCATCGGCGTGTGCAACGGGATGCTCGGCGACAACCTGCCGTCGCCGGCCGACGTGGTGCAGTTCTACCAGTCCGAAGGCATCGGCGCCATGCGCATCTACGCGCCGGACCCCGAGACGCTCCGGGCCCTCGACGGCACCGGCATCGACCTCATCATGGACGTGGGCAACGGCGACCTCCTCGCCCTCGCCTCCGACCCTGCAGCCGCGGCCGGCTGGGTCCGGGACAACGTGCTCGCCTACCCGGGCGTCCGCGTCAAGTACGTCGCGGCCGGCAACGAAGTGGACGGCGACGACACGCGGAACATCCTCCCGGCCATGAAGAACCTCAACGACGCGCTCGCCGCGGCCGGCCGCGGCGACGTCAAGGTGTCCACCGCGGTCAAGATGAGCGTGCTCGCGTCCTCCTCGCCGCCCTCTGACGGCGCGTTCAAGGACGCGTACATGACGGACGTGGCCCAGCTGCTCAAGGCCACTGGCGCGCCGCTCCTCGCCAACGTGTACCCCTATTTCGCCATAAAGGGCGACCCCAACATCGACCTCAGCTACGCTCTCTTCCAGCAGAGCACCACGACGGTGAGCGACAACGGCCTCACCTACATCAACCTCTTCGACGCTATGGTCGACGCGGTGTACACTGCGATGGAGAAGGTGGGCGCAGCTGGCGTGCCCATCGTGGTCTCCGAGAGCGGGTGGCCGTCGGCAGGCGGCGTTGAGGCAAGCGTCGAAAATGCGCAGACGTACAACCAGAACCTGATCAACCACGTCGGGAATGGAACGCCCAAGAGGCCCGGGCCGCTGGAGATGTACATCTTCGCCATGTTCAACGAGAACCAAAAGGACGGGGACGAGACGGAGAAGAACTTTGGGCTGTTCAACGGCCCCGACAAGTCGCCGGTGTACCCTCTAAGTTTCAACAATTAA